The sequence below is a genomic window from Neodiprion pinetum isolate iyNeoPine1 chromosome 7, iyNeoPine1.2, whole genome shotgun sequence.
ATTATCTGATACGTCATAGAGTTGGTTGAAAGACCTGAATATACTTGTAAAATAAGGTGAGAGCACCGCAATTACTGTCCTGatacaaattttaatcaacaGCTTACCCCGGGCTTCCGACGCTCCTGTGGTTAGTGGCGGTTCGATATTTTCATGGGGCACTAAGTTCAAGTACACCGGTCGCACAGAGAAAGAAGTTCTCGAAGAGACGGGTCCGCTTCGAAAGGAGGAACCTGCTATTCAACGTGGTAACGCACGCACATCTAGTCTCAGAAGAAAGGCGAGCAGCGTTCCTGCCACGCCGAGCACCCCGAGTCAAGATTTGGTCGAAATTCGTAAGCAGTTTATTCATAACGTAATGCAATTATGCACAGACTGAGTAAATTAACCCGGATCAAGCCGAGTCGTTGGATTAATTTGATCGGTGGAACCAATTAGCTAAGCTTGAAGCGAACgcattttcattgaatttatatatacataaaacaCTATGAAGTCTGTACCTGTTTTTACTTTCTATCGTAACTGAAATATAGGGTtccgtgtataaaataaaaaatttttatagtcTTCAGACAGCTTTAATCACGCCAATTTATACTTACTTGTAccacattttcttgtaattccaAGTTGGAATGCCTCTGGAATTTTCTCGCAACCATATCGACTGAGATTTTCCTTCTcgtgtatacattttttataggaatattttttcaaggtCTAGTAATACTTTGTTCCTGTTGCATACCAGCGATACTTATATAcgactgttttgaaaatcaacaGGATACTCGAGCTTGCCACGGAGCTGTCATAGTGCTGGTCTCGACGGTACTGGGATGTGTGAAAGTGGCGGAGTTCCTTTCAGCTCTCCGTACTGCCCAGACAACACTCTGCCTCTGTTGGAGACGGTGTCGGAAGATCAAGAGATTCACGCTCGTCGAAATAACGGTTGGTTGCCGCCACTTCTTCCCAGCTTTTTCATCCTCGTTTTTCGATCTCCAAACCCCGTTCCAAATTGTCTCGTCCCCTTGAATCCGCTGGATTTAAGCAAGGTGTCAGATTTTTTCACCgcgtttaaaattatgtacataCCTGAGAAAGCAGAAACAGGCTGCTATCAGGAAATATGTGGGAAATTATAAAACACTGTGTGTAGATATATATTGTATAGTTttagtatacatatgtatacatatgtatgtatacgacGTGCACATAGTATCTTAAATTTAATTACTTATAAACTCACTCATCACTCACGAAATTTATCACATGTTCACGATTTTAATATGCAggtgttaattttttcgatagtaattgtttctctttttttcttgaacaATCATTTCACcaagttggaaatttttttcagaaatcttAAGTTTTTACAACTGCAAGTCAGTAACGATCATAACTACtacagttttaatttttttaattttttccgatcacaTTCGTTTGTTGGATcagacatttattttttctaagtTTATTACTGAGATATGATCTGTGCTCAGAGAAAAAAGGTATGTACCGTAGTagaaacgagaaaataatGAGGAAACGGTTAGCGAATCTAgagtttaaataaaaaacgatgCATTGAAAATGAGCTCGGATATGTTAGGAGCATTATTTGAGTTTCCACAAATTAGTTGCATGACGAAACGTTTTTGACTATCAAGCTTATTATCatggtaaaattttatctcgattatataattattgataagTTTAAGCGGGTTGCAACGATTAGCCAAAGTCTTGCTTTTTACTCATAGGCTTTTTTagattttcatttgttattattttttttatttctctttctgtTCTTTAGCCGTAGACGAGAATGATTCGCATGCGAGCGCAGCCGGCGAACAGATACAGccggtgaaaaagttgaaatttgcAAAGACGACGTTCAGCAAGGCACCGCCGTTATACAGTCAGAGAATAGTGATAGGTACGGAGGAGTTaagtggaaaaaatatcgataaacTGGTGAGGCAAAAGATagattcatttgaaaaaagtccAAAAGTCGTCAGATCCACGGCCCTCATTGTTAAAACGTCAAAAACACTGGCAAATGGAATTTCTTCTTGCCCAAATTCATCGACTTTCAACTCAACTTCAAATATAAAGTTGAACGGTAACGTTTACCTATCCAAAGACTCTGCCCCAACGGATTTGAGCCGAGGTCTATCTTCCTCGTCCGGGCCTTTGCTCGTCGATCACAATCTCCAGGATATCGCAGGCATGAGGAAGTTCCAGGTAAACCCAAAGATAGACGATCCAGCACCGGGGCGAAATCGAATTAACTTTACGGACGGTGATTCTCTTTCGAACACAGGTGAGCTTtgtaaatttgtataaatatatattcttcCATAAATCagattagttttttttatttctctctttctatctgTAATTTGCCTATTGTAAATTATCCCTTATACTTCATACGTATATGTTACATTATATGTGTAtagattttctattttttttcttcttatataAACAGCTCGCAGGCTTTCTTACCTCGCATgtcttttcattcgttattaAACATACGTAATAATGAGACTTGAAAAACTCTTTTATTTAGGTCACCGACGATTTAGTCAAGCTTGAGGGACCGAATACTTATTGTTTACTTTAATTTTCGATAATcagtatagaaaaaaatttgcaaaaacgGCACTAATAAAAGATATCACGAGATTTCATGAAATCCCTTGATTTGAATATAATTGTAACGCTATAACAGAGAAATGCGGTTCATCTAAATTGtgttattgtaaatattttaacatggaaaAAGCTGTATTCTGTGTAATGAGATATAAATCCTGCCttgattttttaccattttatatAAACTTGACAATGGATACGCATGAAATATTCACCTTGTGTTTTTCTTGAAACTGGTAACGGTGAGCAAATAGTCTTCTGTCGTAACaagaataatatattattgaagTCTTTTTCGTAGATAGAACAGATTCCAGAATAATCTAATCTCAACTCGTTTAAGGATTGCTGCAAATCTTTGAaagaataatggaaaaaagagACAAGAGACCTGAATTTTCATAACTAATATAGGTATTGATATGCTTGTTGCAGTCGGTGCTGACGAGGCGGACACGAACGACTATTACTTCAGGGATTCGTTCGACCATTCCTCATCCGAAAGCCAACTATTAGACGCGACAGGAAAGCCTCACAGTAGATCGGTGACGCCTGTGCCGAAGATGCAGAAGCTGCAGAATTCGAAATTATGTTTACAAGTTCAGGGTTCGGGAAAAGTGTCCCATAAACGTCTCCatgtaataaaaatcttcGTCCCGGCGCTGATGCTGACCATTGTTGTACTCTGCATTGTGACGGTGCTGATATTCGAAACTGACACCGCGCTGTTCAACAGCATGCGAAAGACACCGGAAATGGTTGCTCTTAGGAATCAGTGCTACGCACCTATAAgggaatttttaaaaagcaaATTTGGTCTGTTCTGATGTCGTCTACggtatgagaaaaattttcatagtCTAAACTCTTAACGACAGTGCCAATTTAATCAGGGACGAGATAGGTTTACTATTATAATAGACCGTGCGGTAAATCGGACCGCGATACTTCTAATCAAATCTAAATTAACGTACGACGTTAACATTACGACGACTTGAAAGTCAATCGCAGCATTAATATTTTTGGTTTTAAGCTGTTTTTACGCTTTCACGATGCCCGTAACTTGCAACGTTAAGAAACTGGAATCTGAATTCCATCGCAGTATCTTTGCCACCCTCTCTCAAAGTGACCAAACTTCCGAGTTTCAATTACTTCAACTTTCATCCGCAGATATTGGAATTGCTTAATTTGAACGCCAATCTTTTTTTGTACGTGTTCGATTGTGGCTTGCGAATTACTACCTGTTGCGAAATCGCTGACACGATCTTAACGAGGGTTAAAAAGAGCGCTGTGATTTaactgaaaaagaaaattaattagtAAATAATCTGCTGGCACGTTGTCCGGCCTTTGGCTTTGAAAGAATgactttattcttttttttttttttttaattcagaaatgaaaattcaattatttctttttaaattcgaaGCGAAAGTAGGtgtgaacattttttcaatcatggaCTAATAATTATTTGACAAACTATCAATGCGTATAATAtgctatataatatataaaagcACGCGTTATAGAATGAAATTTACCCTATTTTATCGTCAAATGGAAACTGAGGAATAGATGATGTAATCAAAAAtgatttaatataataaatcgtTATAGCAATGTTAGGTAATTTTAATGTTCAACGAAAAGCAATTAATACGTAGGATTTAAGGGTATGCGTTTTTATCGCTAAAATAGATGGCATGACAGAGTAAAGAATATAATGTGCTTCGTTTAAGTGAATATAGAAAAAACTGTATAGTTTAGATTGAATATAGAATTCATTTATCATTACACGCCATTCTATCCGTTGGTAATATCTCAActgagtttaaaaatattttcttgccGCCTCTAAGGCATATCATTggttaatatttattaatttaatatatttatttcatacagatacattttatatatacacatatatatatatatataatattattttgtttaaattttctctcatGGTTCCTGATTACTTACATAAGTTTACGTATGTAAATCCTTTTACgatcgagtttttttttttttttctccacgcTTGTTTTctattcaaaatcaatttttattcaaagttgCTTTGTCGATGCACGTATGCCTTCATTCCCTAATTGTAATCTCTATTTCGTGTATTCTTCTAGTCCACAAAGCGTCCGAGTAATGCGATGAAAGTGAacaaagaataataatgaaaaaggtGTAAAACGAAGCGATGAAGAGtaagagtgtaaaattttatttgtgtaATTGATAGAtctgatttgtttttatttgttgGTGAAATGTACTCTTATCGACTAGGAAGATTTTACATCCACTAATATTGGTAGACGTAGAAATAATGTTCACGCATTCCTGGTGTAATttatcagcaaaaaaaaaaaaaacaaaaaaaaaaaacaaaaaaaaaatacgaaataaaataaaaaaaaaaaaacaacatatgTTTGCATAAGTCTGTGGATTGAAACTCGGTAGcgaaaaaacagaaagaaatgtaaatattatccAAAAACAAACGTTCAttaaaaattggcaaaatttattcaatctaTTCTCTATAAgcttaaatgaaaaatgatctaCAGAAGTTtgcagggaaaaaaatattcaccgaGGACACTTGGcgtgattttatttattcgtcgGAGGTAATGATAAGAAAATGCTTGGGTATTAAAATTGTTCTATAGTAAATGCCGCCGCTTAGAAATGAATCGCAGCTCCAGTTGTTGTAAAAGATAGGGATTTTTGTCACGAATACACGAGCCGTAGCAGAAAATTTCCCTGTACCGCAGAGCTAAAAAACCTAAACACCTTTTGCAAATCCATGCGTCAGCTGTTAATTGCATTgagcgaataaaaaaaaaaaaaaaatcaccttcCTTCTCTCAAGTTTTGTGTCTGTAATGACAAACCAGAAAGCTAAATACACAATAAACCTGATAAATGAAATAGACGAATCTTTGTAAACTGTCATTGTATTTCGCGTTTGTGAATCCTTGAAGCGCCAAAGTTGATTGCGAAAAGATTGTCTATCTTAAATATTTAACGTTACAAAACCGAACGATTGCGATGGCATCGATATTTTCCCCGTGAAAACTTTCGGACTGACCTTATTTCCTACAAGTGCCTACGCTGTACtaaaaatcttttttaatcaattattcgTCTCCGATATATAACGAGCGCACtctgtgtaaaattatttacaagttATTTCATCCGGTTCTCTTTTGAATCGCCGTGGTCATTCCACTCTCATCTAATTTGCAATCTCTGCTCGAAACGGAGGCGAAATATTGACATGCCAAAACTTCATGCAAAACTGTATAGTTTCATAGGAACTTTATagtttaataatatatttacacgaaCGATGTTTCTTCGACTTGAATAATTCGCGTAGCCTGAGTGCTTATCGGTAAAACTGATTGCTTCCTTGCGCTGTTTTCtaagaaagaagaataaataaataaatttaaaaaaaaaaaaaaaaacataaacaagtttgaaaatacttccgaccaatttttcaatcccttcccccccccccccaaaaaaaaaaaaaaaaaaaacaaaacaaaacaccCCCCCAAAAATTTTACGCGAATAATATCAAGTCCGAGAACCGTTGTACAATTGTACTTggaaattgtataaataatatatagatGTAAACGAATGTCAATTGCAATATACTTATAATGAATCTAGTTGTAAAGACAAAgagttgaacaaaaattttgcgggagaaaaCTATGAAGGAAagttaaataaattgaaataggtaattcattgtatacctatatcaCCTGTGTATAGTTATTAATTATTGCGAGtgtggaaaaacaaaaaaaaaaaacaaataaaataataatagtaatgatattaataataataatgataatgataataaaatttgtcgTACGGCGTAAAAATTGCGAAGATACAATTCTtaagcatttttcaaatcagtgCTGAATCGAATCCatgtaatgtaatatttttaacttATCGAACGACaaggaaaaaacaaacgagaaagaaaatacgAACAAAGTaagaatgagagaaaaaaaaactttcgcgTACAATTTGCACTAGTAAagtggtgataaaaaaaaaaaaaaaaaaaaagaaaggttgaaaaattgttgatgaCGAATGACGAGATTTGGGAATATtccgaattttaaaaattacaggTAAATAGAGCTACATCGAAAAACAGCAAACTATGGGGGAAATGTTTAATTTCTAATCGTAATATTAAATCTGCTGCAATAATTGCGGTACAAATTTCatacataataatacaaaCGAGCacattgtatatgtatatttgtgtatgattttttattttaaagaacgaaaaataacAAGGTGAAAAAACAACAAGACAAAAAGACAAACTATTACTAGAAAATACTTCTTAGTAACTATACCTAATACTATTATATTCATTGTGATAGGTCATAATAATTGTTCGGCATGAACGGTCTGGCAAAACGATGCAGGTCGAAAAATTAAAgcacggtagaaaaaaaaaaaaaataaaaatatcaaaaacacAAAACAATTCAACTCGAAGAATCTTTAACTGCTAATTGAATGCTAATTGTCTTTCGTTTCAAATTCTTATTTCAGTGAAAACTGAAACGAagagcacaaaaaaaaaaaaaatcgtaacaaGAAATAATCGAAGAACcgatataaaaattgagattTCAGAAAAAGTTTAGTAGAtgaaaaaagggggaaaaaaaaacaaatgctTTTCAGCTacgtgtataattaattattgatagCATAATTTTTACGCAATCTTGCCtggttataataatattaacaattatattaacagcaacaacaacaacaacaacaacaacaatagtaacaatatacattatactgTATAAGTGTAGTATATATTTGTCTTATATATACTTCTATTTACGTAGAAATTTGACATTTACGTCATAAAAAATACCAAACACTCAACcaaaacaagaaagaaaaaagaattttaatttgatttatgTACATAATTGTCGCGATTGTGTTATGTATGTGTATGACATCAGCTGGGAATACTACAAAATTCTATGCTTCATGTTCGATGGTTTTTACAATAATCTAATCATCAACATTTAGTAAGATTGGCAAGCATGTAGTAATTTCGTATTCTTCGGCTCTTTAGAAAGAGTTGTAAATGGATCGAAGATCAGCAATCTAGTCGATTGACTTGATTATCAATTGACGTAAGAATTGTAAATCTTCACTTAATCAATCTTgcatacataaatattattttatataccgCAGGATTCTCGGCTTTAATATTAAAGCGTTGttaaattcctttttttttttttttttcactttcgctCTTTGTCGTTCATGAAATACATACCTTATAACATCccgtaattaattattatcacgaATACTAGGCTGTTTAATTTTGGTGCGATATATAGATACAGTATATAAATAGATGAAGTAACCTTagtacaaaatgattttttagcTGCGTACGTAATAGAAACACATACTGATACAATTATAAATCGTATGTAAATGAGTTTCTATACTAAGTTCTCAATTGATCAACgtgtttgtaaataaataaaatagaatataaattaccTAACAAGTAAAGATGAGGGtgccgaaaaaaaaggataagCTTGGTGATGGTATGAATAAGATATTACTattgccgaaaaattttcatttcgtttctaTGAAGCATATAACTACATTAAATAGTATGGCGCTTAATTAGCTGACATATCAGTAATAGAAATTTCAATCTCTCGCCTCAGAGGAATCCTATTTGTAATACAGAAATACGTACCtacataaatttaaatttaaaaaaaaagcactaaattttttccatgacAATGATACACagtaaataatatacaatcattattttatacaatcaACGAAATTTACTGACAATTAATTAAAGCGATGAAATGATTCATCGAAATATAATTTcacacgtacatacgtattattatttttacacatttttatacgtatttcTTATTGTCGTTTCGTGTTCAGGTTTTTTCCCCCCTGAGTATACTATATAGTTGTTATGTTTATTTCTCATACAAAAGTTTATTCGAATTGTAAACGAAAACTGCGACGACAAGTATGATCAAAAGAATTTTCTATCAAACCCCGAAATTTCCAATAAACCGCATTGATGATATGCTTGTGTAATTATATTAGCTGTTAGTCAAAAACTTCTAATTATGtgaatttgttcaaatttccCACTGAAAATACATGATCAAAAAACGTATAtacaaattattgaaatttgtcTTCATTAATGCTTCTAACTGCACGTGTTAGTATCGTCGTAATTAATGTAAGTCGTTGAAAACTTGTGTGATAGGTGAaacaaagagaagaaaaaaaaagaagagaataaaaattgaaaaagtagaagaaatACAAAAAGACAATTAGCAACTCGTGTTCACTGTATTGTGTTCAAGTACgtaatacatgtatgtatgcatatttattatacatcgtGTGCATAAATTAATTCTTTCCTCCATGTTTAACTTTTGTTTCTTACGAACGAAGCCGCTCAACAGCTGTAAAATGATCACATTTATTGAGagtttcgataatttttttttaattttagttaCCGCTAGACAAAATCGAAATGAGAAGATCGACGTTTCGAACGTATCTTAACCagtgaatttttccaattacttttattttttgtatgatCTCATATTTCCCGCTAATTTTGCTCTGCGCGAAATACGATTTCATATTTCCCGCTAATTTGAATTTGGAGGAAATACTTTCCTTAGATGCGGGAAatgctactttttttttcccaaagaTGAGGGGAAAAAAGTGAAGCGGGAATAATATCCCAATTTTGTCCCGCTTTTCAGGTAATAAACGTGAACATTATGGCTGTGAGTCGGGAATAAAAGTATGTTTGTGTCTGTCCATATCTAATTATATCTTATGATTAATATTGTCAGTTCTTACTTGCAAAGTAAATTAATAGTAAACTAAACATCACGCAGATTCGAACAGAAGTTATTAATAACACGTGAATGTGTACgtgaataatttgttttttttttcaattcgaaacCTACGGTtttgtaataatgataatacgTCGTTACaagtatataaaaatacactGTTAACCGAACTACTTAAACAGAAATCAGGCGGCCAGTGGGTAGCATTGATATTCCATGTACGTACAGCAGAATGCCGTGTggaaatttattgcagcatATGCGATGCGATATATACCGTTTCCAGAATAATATAAACAAGTCGCAATCCGTGTATATCAAAAAGTATCAATTGCTGAACGAgtagaaataattaaacaagaaagaaaaaaaggacaaACGATTTTACGAGCACTTTAGCATTTCCACCGatcagaattttttatcagGTTAATTTCATGCCACGAATTCAGCTCACTTATCCGGTGTGCAAAAATCTTGGATAGACACGTTGTATGATTACATTCGAATTAGGTGGAGTAACAGCTGAGTACTTGTTATTACAGTTGCGAATAGTTGCGAATTTGGCGCATCACCGTTAAACGGCTTTCTCGCATTTGAATTTCGAGCGAACGTTACACGTATATTCAAGGCACGCGAGACCTTGAATTAGGAGTAGCATTTATCGCGGTCAAATAATATTACGGTGCTTAAATTAATATtgcaatataatttttttccttcctatTTTGCTGTCCTCATTAACCGCTCATGGAAAACATCGAAGCAAGACTTTCTACTATTTCGAACAGATTTTAACGTATCTAGTATAATTTCAAAACGCAAAGAGAATAAAGTAGTTCCATCTTCGTTGAAATCTTTGAATATGGATATTATAAGACTATTTCAATCAAAGAACAAATGGAAGTTTATCCAAATAATTTTATCCATAGAACCATGTATCGTTCATAGTTTTCTTTTACCGACAATCGTAAGTATGTTTCTTTTGtcggttatatttttttttacgtagcgAAGAATGCACCGTATTGAAGTTAGTTTATTTCAGTATTAAACTGGTTCATGCGAAGTTATTGTATAAGTGGTATGAGAGCAGTTGCGATGCCTTCGAGTACCGACTAAAATACTATTTATCGTCATCAACGTATGATACAAATGCATGACACATTTGTAGACGTTGAAGTGACGCATTTGACTTAGTTCGAAGCTGATCTCTCGTTCAGATGTATGATATCATTATAACGCGTCAAGGTTCTTTGATTTACAGTTTTTCCCACACGATCCAGCACGTCGATTATTCGGTTGTAATTAACATTAGAAATACCGAAATTAAGACGAAGCTATTTCTACCAAAACAAGTCAAAATAACTGGTCTTCAAAAAATACcaattcataaaattttatattattaagaTTTTTTGAAGACTAGTCATTTTGACTGTAGTTCTAGTGTTAACAATGAGATATCTTCTAAGTTCCTGAATTATAGGCATTGCCTCAATTCAATTGATTCACTTCGATTTGGGTATTTTATGCGCGTTTTCTTCGTGACTCAGTCTGGGATGATATGTATCCATGGTAGTTGAATCAGACGTTTCGATATTTGTTCAGCATTGCCAGAAGGTCGTGTGAAAAACTGCGGTAAAAGTGGAATTTCCACAACGGCCGCAGTTTTCTTGTTCTCACAGGAAAAACGATATTCTTTAGTGAAGTAGAGAAGTATCAGGAATACACGTCAGTCAGGAAAGAAATTCTCCGGCGTTTCTGTAATCCACAACCGTATTTATTATCTCATACGTGACTCACTCCCGCTGTTAGATCTGACAATGAGAGTAGCTCTGACGGCTCTCAAACGACGCGTGattaaaaaaactaatttgtttttatttaccgTCGATTTTACtctagaaaatttaattttcattagaaatatttacaatagaGAGATTTCCGGTAGAACCGGAACTTTAGATTGAACGGGACatggcaatttttcatgcccatTATTTTGTTGTAAAATCTTGTATGATTTAGTGATTTTCATCGAGCCGTTTCCGAGATCATCGTGAGAATTTGTCGGACAGACCgagatttttataaaaacttgtttttcatattttagaGGTTGAAAGAGTCGTTGAAATCAGAAAGTGATTTTCGACCGAAATCAATACTTTTGTTAGATCCATAAAGgcgatgaaaagtaaaaaatgattgtatgGATGCCGAATACGATGTCTGGAGTTACTTAttatgtgcaaaaaaaaaaaaaaggaaactgAAGGAAATAAATGAGCACGTCCGCacaattttgattttagaGTAGTTAATTATACTTTCTAC
It includes:
- the Frmd5 gene encoding FERM domain-containing protein 5 isoform X5, encoding MLKFGSKNDVTVVHRATIRLLDDTEIIQCDFQPQHKGRFILEYVCKQLNILETDYFGLRYVDHSRQRHWLDLAKTAIKQVKDMDPILFSFRVKFYPPDPFRLKEEITRYQVYQQLKRDLLHGRLYCSPGEAALLAACVVQSELGDYDPEIHEGNYISEHKLLLKQTETIEEKAMDLHQTQLKGFTPEQAETHFLRLASQLDTYAVDPHPVKDHRGSQLYLGINHCGILTFQGSRKTHHFRWPEVQKINYEGKMFIVHLTFNEDLRTKKKHTVGFKCPTGSSCRHVWRCAIEQMLFFTLPRASDAPVVSGGSIFSWGTKFKYTGRTEKEVLEETGPLRKEEPAIQRGNARTSSLRRKASSVPATPSTPSQDLVEIRYSSLPRSCHSAGLDGTGMCESGGVPFSSPYCPDNTLPLLETVSEDQEIHARRNNAVDENDSHASAAGEQIQPVKKLKFAKTTFSKAPPLYSQRIVIDSAPTDLSRGLSSSSGPLLVDHNLQDIAGMRKFQVNPKIDDPAPGRNRINFTDGDSLSNTVGADEADTNDYYFRDSFDHSSSESQLLDATGKPHSRSVTPVPKMQKLQNSKLCLQVQGSGKVSHKRLHVIKIFVPALMLTIVVLCIVTVLIFETDTALFNSMRKTPEMVALRNQCYAPIREFLKSKFGLF
- the Frmd5 gene encoding FERM domain-containing protein 5 isoform X1; its protein translation is MLKFGSKNDVTVVHRATIRLLDDTEIIQCDFQPQHKGRFILEYVCKQLNILETDYFGLRYVDHSRQRHWLDLAKTAIKQVKDMDPILFSFRVKFYPPDPFRLKEEITRYQVYQQLKRDLLHGRLYCSPGEAALLAACVVQSELGDYDPEIHEGNYISEHKLLLKQTETIEEKAMDLHQTQLKGFTPEQAETHFLRLASQLDTYAVDPHPVKDHRGSQLYLGINHCGILTFQGSRKTHHFRWPEVQKINYEGKMFIVHLTFNEDLRTKKKHTVGFKCPTGSSCRHVWRCAIEQMLFFTLPRASDAPVVSGGSIFSWGTKFKYTGRTEKEVLEETGPLRKEEPAIQRGNARTSSLRRKASSVPATPSTPSQDLVEIRYSSLPRSCHSAGLDGTGMCESGGVPFSSPYCPDNTLPLLETVSEDQEIHARRNNAVDENDSHASAAGEQIQPVKKLKFAKTTFSKAPPLYSQRIVIGTEELSGKNIDKLVRQKIDSFEKSPKVVRSTALIVKTSKTLANGISSCPNSSTFNSTSNIKLNGNVYLSKDSAPTDLSRGLSSSSGPLLVDHNLQDIAGMRKFQVNPKIDDPAPGRNRINFTDGDSLSNTVGADEADTNDYYFRDSFDHSSSESQLLDATGKPHSRSVTPVPKMQKLQNSKLCLQVQGSGKVSHKRLHVIKIFVPALMLTIVVLCIVTVLIFETDTALFNSMRKTPEMVALRNQCYAPIREFLKSKFGLF
- the Frmd5 gene encoding FERM domain-containing protein 5 isoform X3, with protein sequence MLKFGSKNDVTVVHRATIRLLDDTEIIQCDFQPQHKGRFILEYVCKQLNILETDYFGLRYVDHSRQRHWLDLAKTAIKQVKDMDPILFSFRVKFYPPDPFRLKEEITRYQVYQQLKRDLLHGRLYCSPGEAALLAACVVQSELGDYDPEIHEGNYISEHKLLLKQTETIEEKAMDLHQTQLKGFTPEQAETHFLRLASQLDTYAVDPHPVKDHRGSQLYLGINHCGILTFQGSRKTHHFRWPEVQKINYEGKMFIVHLTFNEDLRTKCPTGSSCRHVWRCAIEQMLFFTLPRASDAPVVSGGSIFSWGTKFKYTGRTEKEVLEETGPLRKEEPAIQRGNARTSSLRRKASSVPATPSTPSQDLVEIRYSSLPRSCHSAGLDGTGMCESGGVPFSSPYCPDNTLPLLETVSEDQEIHARRNNAVDENDSHASAAGEQIQPVKKLKFAKTTFSKAPPLYSQRIVIGTEELSGKNIDKLVRQKIDSFEKSPKVVRSTALIVKTSKTLANGISSCPNSSTFNSTSNIKLNGNVYLSKDSAPTDLSRGLSSSSGPLLVDHNLQDIAGMRKFQVNPKIDDPAPGRNRINFTDGDSLSNTVGADEADTNDYYFRDSFDHSSSESQLLDATGKPHSRSVTPVPKMQKLQNSKLCLQVQGSGKVSHKRLHVIKIFVPALMLTIVVLCIVTVLIFETDTALFNSMRKTPEMVALRNQCYAPIREFLKSKFGLF
- the Frmd5 gene encoding FERM domain-containing protein 5 isoform X2, giving the protein MLKFGSKNDVTVVHRATIRLLDDTEIIQCDFQPQHKGRFILEYVCKQLNILETDYFGLRYVDHSRQRHWLDLAKTAIKQVKDMDPILFSFRVKFYPPDPFRLKEEITRYQVYQQLKRDLLHGRLYCSPGEAALLAACVVQSELGDYDPEIHEGNYISEHKLLLKQTETIEEKAMDLHQTQLKGFTPEQAETHFLRLASQLDTYAVDPHPVKDHRGSQLYLGINHCGILTFQGSRKTHHFRWPEVQKINYEGKMFIVHLTFNEKKHTVGFKCPTGSSCRHVWRCAIEQMLFFTLPRASDAPVVSGGSIFSWGTKFKYTGRTEKEVLEETGPLRKEEPAIQRGNARTSSLRRKASSVPATPSTPSQDLVEIRYSSLPRSCHSAGLDGTGMCESGGVPFSSPYCPDNTLPLLETVSEDQEIHARRNNAVDENDSHASAAGEQIQPVKKLKFAKTTFSKAPPLYSQRIVIGTEELSGKNIDKLVRQKIDSFEKSPKVVRSTALIVKTSKTLANGISSCPNSSTFNSTSNIKLNGNVYLSKDSAPTDLSRGLSSSSGPLLVDHNLQDIAGMRKFQVNPKIDDPAPGRNRINFTDGDSLSNTVGADEADTNDYYFRDSFDHSSSESQLLDATGKPHSRSVTPVPKMQKLQNSKLCLQVQGSGKVSHKRLHVIKIFVPALMLTIVVLCIVTVLIFETDTALFNSMRKTPEMVALRNQCYAPIREFLKSKFGLF